One stretch of Paenibacillus sp. AN1007 DNA includes these proteins:
- a CDS encoding glycosyltransferase: MNPRVSIVIPFYNCPYVPMAIQSALNQTYAEVEIIVVNDGSTRHEDLLQPYLPQINVLGKSNGGTASALNHGIRHASGDYVAWLSSDDFFYPDKIRYQLEFMQRENVLVSHTNFHYINEHAAVTKMHGGPEPMSELDCLRRFNGGNPVNGCTVMIRKDLFSGVGLFDELLPYTHDLDLWLRILLNGHRFPYLNEPLTAYRWHGGMGSIRHADVIGREASMVWSRYREPLQHRIAALGG; this comes from the coding sequence ATGAATCCGCGCGTATCCATTGTGATTCCGTTCTATAACTGCCCTTATGTGCCGATGGCGATTCAGAGCGCGCTGAACCAGACCTATGCCGAAGTGGAGATTATTGTTGTTAACGACGGTTCCACAAGGCATGAGGATTTGCTCCAGCCTTATCTGCCGCAGATCAATGTGCTTGGCAAAAGCAACGGCGGCACTGCTTCTGCACTGAATCACGGCATTCGGCATGCCTCCGGGGATTATGTGGCCTGGCTGAGCTCGGATGATTTCTTTTATCCTGATAAAATTCGTTATCAGCTTGAATTCATGCAGCGTGAAAATGTGCTGGTCTCCCACACGAATTTTCATTATATCAATGAACATGCAGCGGTGACCAAAATGCATGGCGGACCTGAACCGATGTCTGAACTGGACTGTCTGCGCCGGTTCAATGGCGGAAATCCGGTGAATGGATGCACGGTTATGATTCGCAAGGATTTGTTCAGCGGCGTAGGGCTGTTTGATGAGCTGCTGCCTTATACACATGATCTGGATCTCTGGCTGCGAATCCTGCTTAATGGTCATCGCTTTCCGTACCTGAATGAGCCGCTTACAGCCTATCGCTGGCATGGGGGGATGGGCTCGATACGTCATGCGGACGTGATCGGCAGAGAAGCGTCCATGGTCTGGTCGAGATATCGCGAACCGCTGCAGCATCGTATTGCTGCACTTGGCGGTTAG
- a CDS encoding SDR family oxidoreductase, with product MKLLILGGNGMAGHILVDYFRRQGVHSVFYTTRDAADPNGLILDVNDSFMVDRLVEAVHPDVIINAVGVLNSFADEDKIGAYHINGFLPHRLRRMADSIGARLIHISTDCVFSGDRGAYREDDVTDGTSSYAITKALGEVQDEGHLTIRTSIIGPEIRKGGIGLMQWFMSSTGEVGGYTRVFWNGVTTLELAKWVDHYLDSPVSGLIHLAHPVPVSKHDLLVLFQQVWNKQDVKIVPDDSMVQDRTLISTREDVKTDLPDYSTMLKELALWMEQS from the coding sequence ATGAAACTGCTGATTCTTGGGGGAAACGGAATGGCGGGCCATATCCTGGTCGACTACTTCCGCCGTCAAGGCGTGCACAGCGTCTTCTACACCACCCGGGACGCTGCTGACCCGAATGGTTTGATCCTGGATGTGAATGACAGCTTCATGGTCGACAGGCTTGTAGAAGCGGTGCACCCGGACGTCATCATTAATGCGGTTGGGGTGCTGAACAGCTTCGCGGATGAGGATAAAATTGGCGCATATCATATTAACGGTTTTCTGCCGCATCGGCTGCGGCGGATGGCCGATTCCATCGGTGCACGTCTGATCCATATCAGTACCGATTGTGTATTCAGCGGAGATCGGGGTGCCTACCGGGAGGATGATGTCACGGACGGAACGTCCTCCTACGCGATTACGAAAGCACTAGGTGAAGTGCAGGATGAAGGTCATCTGACCATTCGGACTTCCATTATTGGCCCTGAGATCCGGAAAGGCGGCATCGGTCTGATGCAGTGGTTCATGTCCAGCACAGGCGAAGTGGGAGGGTACACCCGTGTCTTCTGGAATGGCGTAACGACGCTTGAGCTTGCCAAATGGGTAGACCATTATCTGGATTCGCCGGTCAGTGGTCTGATCCATCTTGCTCATCCTGTTCCGGTGAGCAAACATGACCTGCTTGTCCTGTTCCAGCAGGTCTGGAACAAGCAGGATGTGAAGATTGTACCCGATGACAGTATGGTGCAGGATCGAACGCTGATATCCACCCGCGAGGATGTGAAGACAGACCTGCCGGACTATTCAACTATGCTGAAGGAGCTGGCATTATGGATGGAGCAGAGCTGA
- a CDS encoding glycosyltransferase family 4 protein, giving the protein MRVLLVTYWELTHMGGIWTYIKQLADRLAALGVEVDIMGTNSVRNEVYVRNLNRSFSKSLVWPMLQAKLNPTDLPQFTADSLLAYYELNRYAFEMAAAHLGVEQYDVIHAQDPVAAVAVKRILKRNIPLVTSYHGALAREAFYDAQNSNPQLTLPAYLQSKRGRYFLSLEQRSAAQSELILVSSHWIKSTLTELSVPETKFRQIPYAVDLPAYRRAAAARFPHRPPAGKKVIAFTGRLEYIKGVHVLIKALTSLKKQRSDWVCWIAGDGNLLDELRGQAAEAGTAADIVFWGKLENIPSFLKHADIYVQPSLQDTQPFSVTEAQLAGVPVIVSGTAGMPEMVEPGRTGWVVPPQDADSLSELLHALLQDDTTRKKVGAAAKAWAEQHRSLEEMGLRTLHVYEEAIYRGGLST; this is encoded by the coding sequence ATGAGAGTTCTGCTCGTTACTTACTGGGAATTGACACATATGGGAGGCATCTGGACATATATCAAACAGCTCGCCGACAGACTTGCTGCCCTTGGTGTAGAAGTGGATATTATGGGAACGAACAGTGTCAGGAATGAAGTGTATGTCCGTAATCTCAATCGCTCCTTCTCAAAAAGTCTGGTATGGCCTATGCTGCAGGCCAAGCTGAATCCCACTGATTTGCCGCAATTCACAGCGGATTCCCTCCTGGCATATTACGAGCTGAACCGATACGCTTTCGAGATGGCCGCCGCCCATCTGGGGGTGGAGCAATATGATGTAATCCACGCACAGGACCCGGTTGCAGCTGTTGCTGTTAAACGCATCTTGAAGCGTAATATTCCGCTCGTTACGAGTTACCATGGAGCACTTGCTCGGGAAGCCTTCTATGATGCGCAAAATTCCAACCCTCAGCTGACATTGCCTGCTTATCTGCAATCCAAACGCGGACGTTATTTTCTCTCGCTGGAGCAGCGAAGTGCAGCGCAGTCTGAACTGATTCTGGTGTCCAGTCATTGGATTAAAAGCACGCTGACCGAACTCTCCGTGCCTGAGACCAAATTCAGGCAGATTCCGTACGCCGTTGACCTGCCCGCTTATCGCAGGGCTGCAGCTGCCAGGTTCCCCCATCGTCCGCCTGCAGGAAAGAAGGTCATCGCTTTTACAGGAAGACTCGAATACATCAAGGGTGTGCATGTACTAATCAAGGCACTTACCAGCCTGAAGAAGCAGCGTTCGGACTGGGTGTGCTGGATTGCCGGGGACGGGAACCTGCTGGACGAATTACGCGGTCAGGCTGCCGAAGCTGGCACTGCTGCAGATATCGTATTCTGGGGTAAGCTGGAGAACATTCCTTCCTTTCTGAAACATGCCGATATTTATGTGCAGCCAAGTCTTCAGGACACACAGCCCTTTTCCGTTACCGAGGCACAGCTTGCAGGTGTTCCCGTCATTGTCAGCGGCACAGCAGGCATGCCCGAAATGGTCGAACCCGGCCGTACCGGTTGGGTCGTGCCTCCACAGGATGCCGACTCCCTTAGCGAGCTGCTGCATGCACTGCTTCAGGATGACACCACCCGCAAAAAGGTGGGTGCAGCCGCCAAAGCCTGGGCTGAGCAGCACCGCTCTCTAGAGGAAATGGGCCTGCGAACACTGCATGTATATGAAGAAGCTATCTATAGAGGAGGTCTTTCCACATGA
- a CDS encoding GNAT family N-acetyltransferase, with the protein MITELHTTRLYLRPMKEADSAGLFQVWSDPEVARFMNISPFKDEKQAVEMIQMLADLAKDQQAIRFSIIEKSSGAIMGSCGFNYLDFEQARAEIGYDLAKAYWGKGYAAEAVTAMLTHGFTTLELNRIEAKVDPRNANSIKLLEKLGFTREGTLRSYERAGTESGAEDTFNDLYMYSKLASD; encoded by the coding sequence TTGATTACCGAATTACACACAACAAGACTGTATTTGCGTCCAATGAAGGAAGCCGATTCGGCCGGCCTGTTTCAGGTATGGTCCGATCCGGAGGTTGCCCGGTTTATGAATATTTCTCCTTTTAAGGATGAAAAACAAGCGGTAGAGATGATTCAGATGCTGGCTGATCTCGCCAAGGATCAACAGGCTATCCGCTTCTCGATTATCGAGAAGTCGTCTGGCGCGATTATGGGTTCCTGCGGTTTCAATTACCTGGATTTTGAACAAGCCAGAGCCGAGATCGGATATGACCTTGCCAAAGCTTATTGGGGTAAGGGGTATGCGGCGGAAGCGGTCACTGCTATGTTAACGCACGGTTTCACAACGCTGGAATTAAACCGGATCGAAGCAAAGGTTGATCCTCGAAATGCAAACTCCATCAAGCTTCTGGAGAAGCTTGGATTTACGCGTGAAGGAACGCTGAGATCTTACGAGAGAGCGGGAACAGAATCAGGAGCAGAAGATACGTTTAACGATTTGTATATGTATTCGAAGCTGGCCTCGGATTAA
- a CDS encoding glycosyltransferase, with product MEPKVSIVIPFYNCPYIEQAVHSALHQTYPHIEVIVVDDGSTKHVERLEPFMDQIHYIRKENGGTATALNEGIKHATGDFFVWLSSDDVMLLNRVEKQLKFMLDVKASFCHGAYHYVNEQGEWLDTVQPEVGSRLEVLQVLMEGCPINGCTVMVEMEAFERFGVFDTDFRYTHDYEMWLRLFPLYELFYFNEPLMCYRLHESMGTKRHFKELVAEMERVQEKHRPILLNLQQVGGYWK from the coding sequence ATGGAGCCGAAGGTATCAATCGTGATTCCTTTTTATAACTGCCCATATATCGAGCAGGCGGTGCACAGTGCGCTTCACCAGACATATCCTCATATTGAGGTCATCGTGGTGGACGATGGATCCACCAAACATGTGGAGCGGCTGGAACCGTTTATGGATCAGATTCATTACATTCGCAAAGAGAATGGCGGCACAGCGACGGCACTTAACGAAGGCATCAAACATGCGACGGGTGACTTTTTTGTCTGGCTCAGCTCGGATGATGTGATGCTGCTGAATCGGGTGGAAAAACAGCTGAAGTTCATGCTTGATGTCAAAGCTTCATTCTGCCATGGTGCGTATCATTACGTGAATGAACAGGGTGAATGGCTGGATACGGTGCAGCCTGAGGTGGGAAGCCGTCTGGAGGTGCTTCAGGTGCTGATGGAAGGCTGTCCGATCAATGGATGTACGGTAATGGTGGAGATGGAGGCGTTTGAGCGTTTTGGAGTATTTGACACGGATTTTCGGTATACACATGATTATGAGATGTGGCTGAGACTGTTTCCGCTGTATGAGCTGTTTTATTTCAATGAACCTCTAATGTGTTACCGCCTGCACGAGTCGATGGGAACGAAAAGACACTTCAAGGAACTGGTCGCGGAGATGGAGCGTGTTCAGGAGAAACACCGTCCGATTCTGCTTAACCTGCAGCAGGTTGGCGGGTATTGGAAGTAA
- a CDS encoding NAD-dependent epimerase/dehydratase family protein: protein MDGAELTGKKVLVTGASGFTGRHAVTYFQGAGADVAAVVRRQGVFTFAENVSVHVCDLNDKHQVRELITEIQPDYVLHLAGKNSVPDSWDDPLLVLETNVMAVLYLLDALRSCPDARTVIVGSRLKYTPEPGQIPQPPHPYSLSKALEEMVTLSWMSLFGQQIILAEPGNLIGAGPSTGICSLLARHVAACEQKGITEAFRLSGRDNTRDFLDVRDAVRAYAMLLLQGTSGTVYPVVSGVERSLGEIADLLLSMTEAEVKVRWDGASSGPDGAGKQERLSALRNLGWSPQIPFETSLRDILADVRTQQGRTTG, encoded by the coding sequence ATGGATGGAGCAGAGCTGACGGGCAAAAAGGTACTGGTTACAGGCGCCTCCGGTTTTACCGGGCGCCATGCGGTAACATATTTTCAAGGCGCCGGGGCGGACGTTGCAGCTGTCGTCCGGCGGCAGGGTGTTTTTACTTTTGCCGAAAACGTAAGTGTACATGTCTGTGACCTCAATGATAAGCATCAAGTGCGGGAATTGATTACCGAGATACAGCCGGATTATGTGCTTCATCTTGCCGGCAAAAATTCGGTGCCGGATTCCTGGGACGATCCGCTGCTTGTACTCGAAACAAACGTCATGGCAGTGCTGTATCTGCTGGATGCACTCCGCAGCTGTCCCGATGCCCGGACGGTAATTGTTGGATCAAGACTCAAATATACACCGGAGCCCGGACAAATACCTCAGCCACCGCATCCGTACAGCTTGAGCAAGGCGCTGGAAGAGATGGTAACCCTGTCATGGATGTCCCTGTTTGGTCAGCAGATCATACTGGCCGAACCGGGCAATCTGATTGGTGCCGGTCCATCCACCGGCATCTGTTCCCTGCTTGCACGTCATGTGGCTGCTTGTGAGCAGAAGGGCATAACGGAAGCGTTCCGATTGTCCGGACGGGATAATACACGTGACTTTCTGGATGTACGGGATGCCGTTCGAGCATACGCAATGCTGCTGCTGCAGGGCACCAGCGGCACGGTCTATCCGGTCGTATCCGGGGTGGAGCGGAGCCTTGGCGAGATCGCCGATCTGCTCTTATCCATGACAGAAGCCGAGGTAAAGGTTCGCTGGGATGGAGCTTCATCCGGGCCTGACGGGGCGGGCAAACAGGAGAGATTATCTGCGCTGCGCAATCTGGGCTGGTCACCGCAGATTCCATTTGAGACATCGCTCCGGGATATTTTGGCGGATGTTCGTACCCAGCAAGGGAGGACGACTGGATGA